From the bacterium genome, the window GCGGCGCTCGAGGGCTTCGACCAGGCCGAGCAGATCGATGTGGTCCTGCGGCGCTACGCCTCCCTGGTCGCCGCCGGGATGGGCAACGGCGCCGCCGCCGGCATGGCTCGCCCGCCGGAGTTCCCCTTCCCCGGGGTGCTGGCGCTCAAGGGGCGGATCGTCGCCGAGACGGTGCGCGCCGCTCGCGAGGAGCTGGAGGCGGCCAGGCGCGACGCGCTCACGATGGCGCGCAAGTCCTACTGGGAGCTGCGCTACGTCGTCGGCGCGATCGAGGCCACCTCCCGCACGATCGACCTGCTGGAGAACCTGAGCGCCTCTGTCTCGGCACGCTACGAGGCCGGCGAGACGAGCTTCCAGGACGTGGTGCGCGCGCGGATCGAGCGCGAGAAGGCCCTCGAGGAGCTGAAGACCCTGGCCGGGGAGCGCCGGAACATGGAGGCGGACCTCCGCGGCATCCTGGCGCTGTCCCCGCGGGTGGCGGTCGGGACGCCGGCGCCGCGCGAAATGGCCGCGACGCTCCCGGACCAGCAGGCCGTGGAGCGGCTGGCGCTCGAGCGGCGGCAGGAGGTGCGGGCCGCGGACGCGATGGTGCACCGCATGGAGCTGATGCTCGAGATGGTCGAGACCATGACGTACCCCGGGTTCGACCTCGGCCTCACGCCTGCTGCCGGCGGGCTGGCGCTCCCGGCGGCGGCACCGGGGTCGGGGGCGGACGCCGGCGCGATGGGCGCCGAGCGCGCGCGCGTGGAGCCGCCGCAACGGCCGTTCTTCGCCGCCGACGAATCCTACCTGCGCGAGCTGCGCCAGCGCGTCGCGATGCAGCGCAGCGAGCGCGATGCGGCGCGCGCAGCGACCCTCGTGGGCGTGCGCGCCGCGTGGTTCGGGCTCGACCGCGCGCGGCGCACTGCCGTCCTCTACGGCGAGCGGGTGCTCCCGCTCTCGCAGTCCGCGATCGACGCCTCGCTGCGCGGCTACACCGCCGGCCGGGTGGCGTTCTCGGACCTGCTCGAGTCCTTCACCGGCTGGCTCGAGGGCAACCTCGCGCTCGAGCGGGCCCGGGCCGACGCCGGCAGCGCGCGCGCCGTCCTGGAAGCCGCGGCCGGCACCGCCGGGATCGAGGAGACACCGTGAATTCCGCCCCGGGCGTGGGCGAGACCAAGGAGAGGCGACGATGAGCGAGGAAGCGACGAAGATCCGGAGGCAACACTCCCGCGTCTGGATCGCGGTCGGGGTCGCCGCAGTCCTGGGGCTGGCCGGGGGCGGGGTCGCCTGGTACCGCGGCGTGGCGGGCCCGGGCGGAAGCAAGGGGTCTACGCCCGCCACGGCGGAGAAGTACACCTGCGGCATGCACCCCTGGATCCTCGCCGACAAACCCGGCGACTGCCCCGTCTGCTACATGAAGCTGACGAAGATCGAGGCGCAGGCGGGCGCCGGCGCGCCCGCCGCCACCGGGGCGCCCGCCCCGGAGAAGAAGGCGGACGACTTCTTCGCCGACATGGGCGCCAAGAGCGCGGCGGCTCCGGGCGCAGAGCGCAGGGTCCTGTTCTACCGCAACCCGATGAACCCGATGGTCACCTCGCCGACGCCGGCGAAGGACGAGATGGGCATGGACTACGTGCCGGTCTACGCGGACGAGGCGCAGGCGGGCGGAGCGGGCGGGGGCGTCGAGGGGCTGGCCACCGTGCGCGCGAGCGAGGACGTGCTGCGGCGCTCGGGCGTGCAGACCGCGCCGGCAATCCGCTCGCTCGCCGGCCGGACGATCCGCGCCGTCGGGATCGTCGTCCCCGACGAGACGCGCGTGCGCCGCGTGCAGACGAAGGTCGAGGGCTGGGTCGAGCGTCTGCTGGTCAACTTCACCGGCGAGCTGGTCACGGCCGGCCAGCCGCTGGTGTCGATCTACGCACCGGAGCTGCTCGCGACCCAGGAGGAGTACCTGCGCGCGCGGGCGACCGCCGCCCGCTTCGCCGCGTCGACCGACCCGGCGGCGCGCGACATCGGCGAGGACCTTGTCCGCTCGGCGCGCCGGCGCCTTGAGCTCTTCGACGTGCCGGAGGCGTTCATCAGGGAGCTGGAGGCCAGCGGCACGCCGCGCAAGAGCGTGACCCTCAACGCCCCGTTTGGCGGCTACGTCACCGCGAAGGAGGTCTTCGAGGGGCAGAAGGTCGAGCCGGGGATGGAGCTGTTCACGCTCACCGACCTCGCGCGCGTCTGGGTCGAGGTCTCGCTCTTCGAGTACGAGGCCGCCGCCGCGGTCGTCGGGCAGTCGGCGACCCTGACCCTGCCGCATCAGGCCGGCATCGCGCTCACGGGCAAGGTCACCTTCGTCAGCCCGGTGCTTTCCACCGAGAGCAGGGCGCTCACCGTGCGCCTGGAGTTCCCCAACCCCGGACTCGCGCTCAAGCCCCAGATGCACGTCGACGTCGCCCTGGTGCTCGATGCGGCCATGGGCGTCGTCGTGCC encodes:
- a CDS encoding TolC family protein: FAAASERLHQLADEWSRALAGGDGAAAFLAPDAARLRELGAAATDEDAAGRALADGFSLETLEALTLLRSPMIAAKEREAKAALEGFDQAEQIDVVLRRYASLVAAGMGNGAAAGMARPPEFPFPGVLALKGRIVAETVRAAREELEAARRDALTMARKSYWELRYVVGAIEATSRTIDLLENLSASVSARYEAGETSFQDVVRARIEREKALEELKTLAGERRNMEADLRGILALSPRVAVGTPAPREMAATLPDQQAVERLALERRQEVRAADAMVHRMELMLEMVETMTYPGFDLGLTPAAGGLALPAAAPGSGADAGAMGAERARVEPPQRPFFAADESYLRELRQRVAMQRSERDAARAATLVGVRAAWFGLDRARRTAVLYGERVLPLSQSAIDASLRGYTAGRVAFSDLLESFTGWLEGNLALERARADAGSARAVLEAAAGTAGIEETP
- a CDS encoding efflux RND transporter periplasmic adaptor subunit; the encoded protein is MSEEATKIRRQHSRVWIAVGVAAVLGLAGGGVAWYRGVAGPGGSKGSTPATAEKYTCGMHPWILADKPGDCPVCYMKLTKIEAQAGAGAPAATGAPAPEKKADDFFADMGAKSAAAPGAERRVLFYRNPMNPMVTSPTPAKDEMGMDYVPVYADEAQAGGAGGGVEGLATVRASEDVLRRSGVQTAPAIRSLAGRTIRAVGIVVPDETRVRRVQTKVEGWVERLLVNFTGELVTAGQPLVSIYAPELLATQEEYLRARATAARFAASTDPAARDIGEDLVRSARRRLELFDVPEAFIRELEASGTPRKSVTLNAPFGGYVTAKEVFEGQKVEPGMELFTLTDLARVWVEVSLFEYEAAAAVVGQSATLTLPHQAGIALTGKVTFVSPVLSTESRALTVRLEFPNPGLALKPQMHVDVALVLDAAMGVVVPDAALLDTGVRTVVFVETQPGVFAPREVTVGARSEGRAEILAGLREGELVAVKANFLLDSESRLRAAIERMTAPPGGGK